Proteins co-encoded in one Longimicrobium sp. genomic window:
- a CDS encoding PDZ domain-containing protein gives MRLSPPASPLALTLATLLLPAALAAQAAAPAASRPPGCRGTTSQSSSFTLARENGPPVVFPSYGAVETVQPGSPAEAAGMRPGDVVVLQDGRDLIGNPPAQPALAGDTVVFVVRRNGAEVPLTVVLGQWDPPQEAEGVTRVCRPMGSQTASAKPD, from the coding sequence ATGCGACTCTCCCCACCCGCATCTCCTCTCGCCCTGACGCTCGCGACCCTGCTTCTGCCCGCGGCGCTGGCCGCGCAGGCGGCGGCGCCGGCCGCTTCACGGCCGCCCGGGTGCCGGGGAACCACGTCCCAGAGTTCGTCCTTCACGCTGGCGCGTGAAAACGGACCGCCCGTGGTGTTCCCGAGCTATGGCGCAGTCGAAACCGTTCAGCCGGGCTCGCCGGCGGAAGCGGCCGGCATGAGGCCGGGCGACGTGGTCGTGCTCCAGGACGGCCGGGACCTGATCGGCAACCCGCCGGCGCAGCCCGCCCTGGCGGGAGATACGGTCGTGTTCGTGGTCCGCCGCAATGGCGCCGAGGTCCCGCTCACCGTGGTCCTGGGCCAATGGGACCCGCCCCAGGAGGCGGAGGGGGTCACGCGCGTCTGCCGCCCCATGGGAAGCCAGACGGCGAGCGCCAAACCCGATTGA
- a CDS encoding CARDB domain-containing protein, producing MKRFLATVAAALSLAGCGGDGNNPVSAEGSRPALTGTGLPNLYISEILPRRDANGVLTARIRVCNNGTTGAAASTTYLEHWYDLSYDIHDIYTTNLAAGWCTYVTSAPLGDNNGAIHSYYAKADEFLVIQESNENDNEKEIDVYP from the coding sequence ATGAAGCGCTTCCTGGCAACCGTCGCGGCGGCGCTGAGTCTGGCCGGCTGTGGCGGCGACGGCAACAATCCGGTTTCCGCGGAGGGAAGCAGGCCGGCACTGACCGGCACAGGACTGCCGAACCTCTACATCTCGGAGATCCTGCCGCGCCGCGACGCCAACGGCGTGCTCACCGCGCGGATCCGCGTCTGCAACAACGGCACGACGGGGGCGGCGGCATCCACCACGTACCTGGAACACTGGTACGACCTCTCGTACGACATCCACGACATCTACACCACGAATCTGGCCGCGGGCTGGTGCACCTACGTGACCAGCGCGCCTCTGGGCGACAACAACGGCGCCATCCACAGCTATTACGCCAAGGCGGACGAATTCCTGGTCATCCAGGAATCCAACGAGAACGACAACGAGAAGGAAATCGACGTCTATCCCTGA
- a CDS encoding DUF4199 domain-containing protein, translated as MKKTVWTFGLISGAILSAMMLLTMPFADRIGFDRMEIIGYTTMVLSFLLVFFGIRSYRDNVAGGTVGFGRALAVGALIVLVASLCYVATWELIASRLAPDFLARYQAHEIEQVRASGATPAEVQQKLAELQRFAKLYRNPAINAAMTLLEPLPVGLVMALVSAGILSRRRRSTEEGLAAAVA; from the coding sequence ATGAAGAAGACCGTCTGGACCTTCGGGCTGATCTCGGGCGCCATCCTGTCGGCGATGATGCTGCTGACGATGCCGTTCGCGGACAGGATCGGCTTCGACCGCATGGAGATCATCGGCTACACGACGATGGTCCTCTCCTTCCTGCTGGTGTTCTTCGGCATCCGCTCGTACCGCGACAACGTGGCCGGCGGCACGGTCGGCTTCGGCCGGGCGCTGGCCGTGGGGGCGCTGATCGTCCTCGTCGCGTCGCTCTGCTACGTTGCCACCTGGGAGCTCATCGCCTCCAGGCTCGCGCCCGACTTCCTGGCCCGGTATCAGGCCCACGAGATCGAGCAGGTGAGGGCGAGCGGCGCCACCCCGGCCGAGGTCCAGCAGAAGCTCGCCGAGTTGCAGCGGTTCGCGAAGCTGTACCGGAACCCGGCCATCAACGCCGCGATGACCCTGCTGGAGCCGCTGCCGGTCGGGCTGGTGATGGCGCTGGTCTCCGCGGGAATCCTGAGCCGCAGGCGGCGGAGCACGGAAGAAGGTCTGGCGGCGGCGGTCGCGTGA
- a CDS encoding YegP family protein: MAEVTYPCYRQKKDNSGQWYWIYYAANREAIARSSESYANRANCDRSITIMQSSSTSPVFYSD; encoded by the coding sequence ATGGCCGAAGTCACCTATCCATGCTACCGGCAGAAAAAGGACAACAGTGGCCAGTGGTACTGGATCTACTACGCGGCGAACCGTGAGGCGATCGCTCGCAGTTCCGAAAGCTACGCCAACCGCGCGAACTGCGACCGCTCGATCACCATCATGCAGAGCTCATCGACTTCACCCGTCTTCTATTCGGACTGA
- a CDS encoding phytanoyl-CoA dioxygenase family protein has product MDDWFSTLAAGSELPPDAARELREHGFVVLPGPVPAGEMDRLARAYDTAAASAAGDDVRVGSTTTRVTDFVNRGAEFDGIYVFPPLLEACCRIIGRPFMLSSMHARTLRPGSPAQELHVDVRRGSADWPLAGFILMVDEFRPDNGATRFVPGSHRWSAAPDDVIPDPGADYDGQVLACGPAGSLLVFDGSAWHGHTGNTSDGPRRSLQGAFIPRGGRAGTDFAARMRPDTRARLGPLARHVLQL; this is encoded by the coding sequence ATGGACGACTGGTTCAGCACACTAGCCGCGGGTAGCGAGCTCCCGCCGGATGCGGCGCGCGAGCTCCGCGAGCACGGCTTCGTCGTGCTCCCCGGCCCGGTGCCGGCCGGGGAGATGGACCGGCTGGCGCGGGCATACGACACCGCGGCGGCGTCCGCGGCCGGCGACGACGTGAGGGTGGGCAGCACGACCACGCGCGTCACCGATTTCGTCAACCGCGGCGCCGAGTTCGATGGCATCTACGTGTTCCCGCCGCTCCTGGAGGCGTGCTGCCGCATCATCGGCCGGCCGTTCATGCTCAGCTCGATGCACGCGCGGACGCTGCGGCCGGGCTCCCCGGCGCAGGAGCTCCACGTGGACGTGCGGCGCGGCTCGGCCGACTGGCCGCTGGCCGGCTTCATCCTGATGGTCGACGAGTTCCGGCCCGACAACGGCGCCACCCGGTTCGTGCCGGGCTCGCACCGGTGGTCCGCCGCCCCGGACGACGTCATCCCCGACCCCGGGGCCGATTACGACGGCCAGGTGCTGGCCTGCGGGCCGGCGGGCTCCCTGCTCGTCTTCGACGGATCCGCGTGGCACGGCCATACGGGCAACACGTCGGACGGGCCGCGCCGCTCGCTCCAGGGGGCGTTCATCCCCCGCGGCGGACGCGCCGGGACCGACTTCGCGGCGCGCATGCGCCCCGATACGCGCGCCCGCCTGGGCCCACTCGCGCGCCATGTGCTCCAACTTTGA
- a CDS encoding dihydrofolate reductase family protein, with translation MSRLRVHSFGMSLDGFSAGPDQSLQHPLGVHGPELMQWFFPTRTWREMQGQPGGETGIDDEIARRGFGSFGAWILGRNMFGPVRGPWPDESWRGWWGDEPPYHVPTFVLTHHPRPPLEMAGGTVFHFVTGGIHAALEQATAAAAGRDIRLGGGVATVRQYLQAGLVDELHLAVRPVLLGAGEHLLGGIDLRALGYECAETVAGERATHVFVRRRP, from the coding sequence ATGTCCAGACTGCGCGTCCACAGCTTCGGCATGTCGCTCGACGGGTTCAGCGCCGGCCCCGACCAGAGCCTCCAGCACCCCCTCGGCGTCCACGGCCCGGAGTTGATGCAGTGGTTCTTCCCCACGCGCACGTGGCGCGAGATGCAGGGCCAGCCCGGGGGCGAAACCGGGATCGACGACGAGATCGCCCGGCGCGGGTTCGGGAGCTTCGGCGCCTGGATCCTGGGCCGCAACATGTTCGGCCCCGTGCGCGGGCCGTGGCCCGACGAGAGCTGGCGGGGCTGGTGGGGCGACGAGCCGCCGTACCACGTCCCCACCTTCGTGCTGACGCACCACCCCCGCCCGCCACTCGAGATGGCCGGCGGCACCGTGTTCCACTTCGTCACCGGCGGCATCCACGCCGCGCTGGAGCAGGCGACCGCGGCGGCGGCCGGCCGCGACATCCGGCTCGGCGGCGGGGTGGCCACCGTCCGGCAGTACCTGCAGGCGGGGCTGGTCGACGAGCTGCACCTCGCGGTCCGGCCGGTGCTCCTGGGGGCAGGGGAACACCTGCTGGGCGGCATCGATCTGCGCGCGCTGGGCTACGAGTGCGCGGAGACCGTCGCCGGCGAGCGCGCAACCCACGTCTTCGTCCGCCGGCGTCCGTGA
- a CDS encoding NAD(P)H-binding protein, which yields MTEPSSSDAPVLVTGATGRVGREVVAQLLAAGVPVRALTRRPEAAGLPAGVEVVAGDLTVPGSLGAALRGVRSVFLVWTAAPDTAPAVIEGLAAHAPRVVLLSSPHQTPHPFFQQPNPMAAFHAGLERLIAAAGLASTILRPGMFASNARLWWADQIRGNGVVRWPYAAAETAPVDERDIAAVAARALCDDAHAGGDYVLTGPEPLSQAAQVSAIGTAIGRPIRFEEVSPEEFRREIMPHPAADMLLAAWRAALGHPAFVTSTVAGITGLPARTFARWAADHAGAFR from the coding sequence GTGACCGAACCGAGCAGCTCCGACGCTCCCGTCCTCGTCACGGGAGCCACCGGCCGCGTCGGGCGCGAGGTGGTCGCCCAATTGCTGGCCGCGGGCGTGCCGGTGCGCGCGCTCACGCGGCGGCCGGAGGCGGCGGGGCTGCCGGCGGGCGTGGAGGTCGTCGCGGGCGACCTCACCGTGCCCGGGTCGCTCGGCGCGGCGCTGCGGGGCGTCCGCTCGGTCTTCCTCGTCTGGACCGCGGCGCCGGACACCGCTCCCGCCGTGATCGAAGGCCTCGCGGCGCACGCTCCGCGCGTGGTCCTGCTCTCCTCGCCGCACCAGACGCCGCATCCGTTCTTCCAGCAGCCGAACCCGATGGCTGCTTTCCATGCCGGGCTCGAGCGCCTGATCGCGGCCGCCGGGCTGGCGTCCACCATCCTCCGGCCGGGGATGTTCGCGTCCAACGCGCGGCTCTGGTGGGCGGACCAGATCCGCGGCAACGGCGTGGTGCGCTGGCCCTACGCCGCGGCCGAGACGGCGCCGGTGGACGAGCGCGACATCGCGGCGGTGGCGGCGCGCGCGCTGTGCGACGACGCGCACGCGGGAGGAGACTACGTGCTCACCGGCCCCGAGCCGCTGAGCCAGGCCGCGCAGGTGAGCGCCATCGGCACCGCCATCGGCCGCCCGATCCGGTTCGAGGAGGTGTCGCCGGAAGAGTTCCGGCGCGAGATCATGCCGCATCCCGCCGCCGACATGCTGCTCGCCGCCTGGCGCGCGGCGCTGGGGCACCCGGCGTTCGTGACCTCCACCGTGGCCGGCATCACCGGATTGCCTGCGCGCACCTTCGCCCGGTGGGCCGCCGACCACGCCGGCGCGTTCCGCTGA
- a CDS encoding response regulator transcription factor, whose amino-acid sequence MKKTILLYGLLGGVLIAGLKLIEYRYLVVEHSVEVYGGIVAALFAGLGIWLGLKLTRTRETVVVREVPVPVRVPAEPFVADAERVRQLGITPRELEILQAIAAGLSTREIAARLFVSENTVKTHSSRLFDKLGARRRTQAVQIAKEAGLIP is encoded by the coding sequence GTGAAAAAGACAATCCTCCTCTACGGCCTGCTGGGCGGGGTGCTGATCGCCGGGCTGAAGCTCATCGAGTACCGATACCTCGTGGTCGAGCACTCGGTGGAGGTCTACGGCGGCATCGTGGCGGCGCTCTTCGCGGGGCTCGGCATCTGGCTGGGGCTGAAGCTCACCCGCACGCGCGAAACCGTGGTCGTGCGCGAGGTGCCGGTGCCGGTCCGGGTCCCCGCGGAGCCGTTCGTGGCCGATGCGGAGCGCGTGCGGCAGCTCGGCATCACCCCGCGCGAGCTGGAGATCCTGCAGGCGATCGCGGCGGGGCTCAGCACGCGCGAGATCGCCGCGCGGCTGTTCGTGAGCGAGAACACGGTGAAGACGCACTCCAGCCGCCTGTTCGACAAGCTGGGCGCGCGGCGCCGGACGCAGGCCGTGCAGATCGCCAAGGAGGCGGGGCTCATCCCCTGA
- a CDS encoding cytochrome P450, protein MSEAGAPTLPGSACGREHSPLTSPMLDDPRPFYARARRDEPVFWSESLGLWVVTRYEDVCAVAKNAARFSSADSIQPKPSTAPPPPELLAELVQGFPLLPSLVTSDPPDHTHARALVVRALSLRRLAAFEPILREIAEGLVDRFAARGRVELVEAFAIALPGNFIIDLLGLPKEDLARVNDWTTDSTEIFAMQKPLAQLVEHARGFVAYQHYLAGAIEERRARPRDDALSDIVTGADALDRPFGMPELINMLLQVIFAGYETTAGLIAAGALQLALDPELFAAAKRDPAIIPPLIEEVLRTASPIHAMYRTANEDVELGGVRIRKGDRLQIAYISANHDERRFDDPLRFDIHRTTPHLAFGHGIHYCIGAPLARLEGRIALEVLTRRLPGLRLVPDQKLCYFPSATARRPESLELEWAAP, encoded by the coding sequence ATGTCCGAAGCTGGCGCACCCACCCTGCCCGGGTCGGCGTGTGGACGGGAGCATTCGCCGCTCACCTCGCCGATGCTGGACGATCCGCGGCCGTTCTATGCGCGCGCCCGCCGCGATGAGCCCGTGTTCTGGAGCGAATCGCTGGGGCTGTGGGTGGTGACCCGGTACGAGGACGTCTGCGCCGTGGCGAAGAACGCGGCGAGGTTCTCGTCCGCCGATTCGATCCAGCCGAAGCCCAGCACCGCTCCGCCTCCGCCGGAGCTGCTCGCCGAGCTCGTCCAGGGCTTTCCGCTGCTCCCGAGCCTGGTGACCAGCGATCCGCCCGACCACACCCATGCGCGGGCCCTCGTCGTCAGGGCCCTCTCGCTCCGCCGGCTGGCCGCGTTCGAGCCGATCCTCCGCGAGATCGCCGAGGGGCTCGTGGACAGGTTCGCCGCGCGCGGCCGGGTGGAGCTGGTGGAGGCGTTCGCCATCGCCCTGCCGGGGAACTTCATCATCGACCTGCTCGGCCTGCCGAAGGAGGACCTCGCGCGGGTCAACGACTGGACGACCGACAGCACCGAGATCTTCGCCATGCAGAAGCCGCTCGCGCAGCTCGTCGAGCACGCGCGCGGCTTCGTGGCGTACCAGCATTACCTCGCCGGGGCCATCGAGGAGCGGCGTGCGAGGCCGCGGGACGACGCGCTCTCCGACATCGTCACCGGCGCGGACGCGCTCGACCGGCCGTTCGGGATGCCGGAGCTGATCAACATGCTCCTGCAGGTGATCTTTGCGGGATACGAGACCACGGCCGGCCTCATCGCGGCCGGCGCCCTCCAGCTCGCGCTCGATCCGGAGCTCTTCGCGGCGGCAAAGCGGGACCCGGCGATCATCCCGCCGCTCATCGAAGAGGTGCTCCGCACGGCCTCGCCGATCCACGCCATGTACCGCACCGCGAACGAGGACGTGGAGCTCGGCGGCGTGCGCATCCGCAAAGGCGACCGCCTGCAGATCGCGTACATCTCGGCGAACCACGACGAGCGCAGGTTCGACGATCCGCTTCGCTTCGACATTCACCGCACGACGCCGCACCTCGCGTTCGGGCACGGGATCCACTACTGCATCGGCGCCCCGCTCGCACGGCTCGAGGGCCGCATCGCGCTGGAGGTGCTGACGCGGCGCCTGCCGGGCCTGCGCCTGGTCCCGGATCAGAAGCTCTGCTACTTCCCGAGCGCCACCGCTCGGCGCCCCGAATCGCTGGAGCTGGAGTGGGCCGCTCCATGA
- a CDS encoding DUF6624 domain-containing protein, with protein MHRYFVRLITFIAACLVGGACAAQPGARAATGPSAGAGAWSPALVDTLVRLGREDQDGRAALAQAAAAGDTATLKQSLRADSARSLWLRRVVREHGWPTRASMPDTAAHVAWLILQHSPFYEWQGEMLPTLEELAARGELPPPDLALFTDRVLVHRGQPQRYGTQFNVTGGRLVPAPIADLPRLDARRAAVGLPPVADYVRMLGEMYGLPVVWPPAP; from the coding sequence ATGCACAGGTACTTCGTCCGCCTGATCACGTTCATTGCCGCCTGCCTGGTGGGCGGCGCCTGCGCGGCGCAACCGGGCGCGCGCGCCGCCACGGGTCCTTCGGCGGGCGCGGGGGCGTGGAGCCCCGCGCTCGTCGACACGCTGGTGCGGCTGGGGCGCGAGGACCAGGACGGGCGCGCCGCCCTGGCGCAGGCGGCCGCCGCGGGCGACACGGCCACGCTCAAGCAGTCGCTGCGCGCGGACAGCGCCCGCTCGCTGTGGCTGCGCCGCGTGGTGCGGGAGCACGGCTGGCCCACGCGCGCGAGCATGCCCGACACCGCGGCCCACGTGGCGTGGCTGATCCTGCAGCACAGCCCGTTCTACGAGTGGCAGGGCGAGATGCTCCCCACGCTGGAGGAGCTGGCCGCGCGCGGAGAGCTGCCGCCGCCCGACCTGGCGCTGTTCACCGACCGCGTGCTCGTCCACCGCGGCCAGCCGCAGCGCTACGGAACGCAGTTCAACGTGACGGGGGGCCGGCTGGTGCCCGCCCCGATCGCCGATCTGCCCCGGCTCGACGCCCGGCGCGCCGCGGTAGGGCTGCCGCCGGTCGCCGACTACGTGCGGATGCTCGGCGAGATGTACGGACTTCCCGTCGTGTGGCCGCCCGCCCCGTGA
- a CDS encoding tectonin domain-containing protein, which produces MRRITRFKRILLPVGSALLLCAWGRAAAQTVSAGGSILSQRHNDGRLWQYTGTACSGNSCPGWRLLDNNSNTTALAGGGMRLYQLHGNGRIWRYTGFPCSGNSCPGWQMLDNNPATAGIAVAGDGTPYQRHQDGKIWRFTGTPCSGESCPGWRMLDNNAATTAIAAGSTQLYQMHQDGKIWRYTGTACSGSSCPGWQMLDNNTETSGIAAGGGSLYQMHRGGKIWQYTGTPCSGSSCPGWRMLDNNPATASIAVNTDGRLYQMHRDGKIWRYTGTACSGNSCPGWQLIDSNSATASIVAGGGQLYQLHRDGRIWRYTGVPCSSAGCPGWQLLDNNSATAALTSGTATK; this is translated from the coding sequence ATGCGCCGCATCACCCGTTTCAAACGCATCCTCCTCCCGGTCGGCTCCGCCCTGCTGCTCTGCGCGTGGGGCCGCGCCGCCGCGCAGACGGTGAGCGCCGGAGGAAGCATCCTCTCCCAGCGGCACAACGACGGCCGGCTCTGGCAGTACACGGGCACCGCGTGCAGCGGAAACAGCTGCCCGGGGTGGCGGCTGCTGGACAACAACTCGAACACCACCGCCCTGGCCGGCGGCGGGATGCGGCTGTACCAGCTGCACGGGAACGGCCGCATCTGGCGGTACACCGGCTTCCCCTGCAGCGGAAACAGCTGCCCCGGCTGGCAGATGCTGGACAACAACCCCGCCACGGCCGGCATCGCGGTGGCCGGTGACGGAACGCCGTACCAGCGGCACCAGGACGGCAAGATCTGGCGGTTCACCGGCACGCCGTGCAGCGGCGAGAGCTGCCCCGGCTGGCGGATGCTGGACAACAACGCCGCCACCACGGCGATCGCCGCGGGGAGCACCCAGCTGTACCAGATGCACCAGGACGGCAAGATCTGGCGGTACACCGGCACGGCGTGCAGCGGCAGCAGCTGCCCGGGGTGGCAGATGCTGGACAACAACACGGAAACGTCGGGGATCGCGGCGGGCGGCGGCTCGCTGTACCAGATGCACCGCGGCGGCAAGATCTGGCAGTACACGGGCACGCCGTGCAGCGGCAGCAGCTGCCCCGGCTGGCGGATGCTGGACAACAACCCGGCCACCGCCTCCATCGCGGTGAACACCGACGGCCGGCTGTACCAGATGCACCGCGACGGCAAGATCTGGCGGTACACCGGCACGGCGTGCAGCGGCAACAGCTGCCCGGGGTGGCAGCTGATCGACAGCAACTCCGCCACGGCGTCCATCGTGGCCGGTGGCGGGCAGCTGTACCAGCTTCACCGCGACGGCCGGATCTGGCGATACACCGGCGTGCCGTGCTCCAGCGCGGGCTGCCCGGGCTGGCAGCTGCTGGACAACAACTCCGCCACCGCGGCGCTCACCAGCGGCACGGCGACGAAGTAA
- a CDS encoding DUF2911 domain-containing protein: MKRFIFLALAALACSPAAPGEQYGFVARLGRDTVSVESVTRRGDTVTSDAVDRFPRVRRRHTRIELGPGGAIRRLVMDIHTPSEPAAQRERHVVAEVTAGSVRVTRRDGTGTTTRAFATQGGMAMAHVPQMYSLYELYFAAALRRAAAGHRAAGDTVRMRQFYIDREFDDFPLHHGVVRLLPGGRAEITHDWLSGTGEAAFDSAYRMLRYSGARTTYLVDVRRLASPPDVGAVAARFEALEARGGGFRQLSVRDTVRARIGAAAFTVDYGRPLARGRVLLGNVVPYDRVWRTGANAATQFTTSAPVTLAGMRLRAGTYTLWTIPHARGAELIVNRQTGQWGTRYDAAHDLGRAPMTADRVAPPVEQFTISIDAVDARRGTLAMAWGPFRWTAPIEVR; encoded by the coding sequence ATGAAACGCTTCATCTTTCTCGCGCTCGCAGCCCTCGCGTGCAGCCCCGCCGCGCCCGGGGAGCAGTACGGGTTCGTCGCACGCCTCGGTCGCGACACGGTCTCGGTCGAGAGCGTGACGCGCCGCGGCGACACCGTCACCAGCGACGCGGTCGACCGGTTCCCGCGCGTGCGCCGGCGGCACACCCGGATCGAGCTGGGCCCCGGCGGCGCCATCCGGCGGCTCGTGATGGACATCCACACGCCCAGCGAGCCGGCCGCGCAGCGCGAGCGCCACGTGGTCGCCGAGGTGACGGCGGGTTCCGTGCGCGTCACGAGGCGGGACGGGACGGGCACGACCACGCGCGCCTTCGCCACGCAGGGCGGCATGGCCATGGCGCACGTTCCGCAGATGTACAGCCTGTACGAGCTGTACTTCGCCGCCGCCCTCAGGCGCGCCGCGGCGGGGCACCGCGCCGCCGGCGACACGGTGCGGATGCGGCAGTTCTACATCGACCGCGAGTTCGACGATTTCCCGCTGCACCACGGCGTCGTGCGGCTCCTGCCCGGCGGCCGGGCGGAGATCACGCACGACTGGCTGTCGGGCACCGGCGAGGCGGCGTTCGACTCCGCGTACCGCATGCTGCGCTACTCCGGCGCCCGGACCACGTACCTGGTCGACGTGCGCCGCCTGGCGTCGCCGCCCGACGTCGGGGCCGTCGCCGCGCGGTTCGAGGCGCTGGAGGCGAGGGGCGGCGGGTTCCGGCAGCTGAGCGTGCGCGACACGGTGCGCGCCCGCATCGGCGCCGCCGCGTTCACCGTCGACTACGGCCGTCCGCTGGCGCGCGGGCGCGTGCTGCTCGGCAACGTCGTCCCGTACGACCGCGTCTGGCGCACGGGAGCGAACGCCGCCACGCAATTCACCACGTCGGCGCCGGTCACGCTCGCCGGGATGCGGCTCCGCGCGGGCACGTACACCCTGTGGACGATCCCGCACGCCCGCGGCGCCGAGCTGATCGTGAACCGGCAGACCGGCCAGTGGGGCACGCGGTACGATGCCGCGCACGACCTCGGCCGCGCGCCCATGACCGCCGATAGGGTGGCTCCGCCCGTCGAGCAGTTCACCATCTCGATCGATGCGGTCGACGCGCGGCGTGGGACCCTTGCGATGGCGTGGGGCCCATTCCGGTGGACGGCGCCGATCGAGGTGCGATGA
- a CDS encoding NUDIX hydrolase, with protein MDPDAAVSPADPARGVLPLRETARLIVIDAAGAILLVRYRDHRTSGRWYWATPGGKVEPGESLEAAAARELWEETGLRAEVGPMLWQRRFEWDSPQGWVEQTECFFLVRIAEASPGVWNSSPEAIEEHRWWSPADLQGTSETVYPEGLLGQISRLPGSAVRPPEP; from the coding sequence GTGGATCCCGACGCCGCCGTTTCCCCGGCCGATCCGGCGCGAGGCGTGCTCCCGCTGCGCGAAACGGCTCGCCTGATCGTGATCGACGCCGCGGGCGCGATCCTGCTGGTCCGCTACCGCGACCATCGCACGAGCGGCCGGTGGTACTGGGCCACGCCCGGAGGCAAGGTGGAACCGGGCGAATCGCTGGAAGCGGCCGCCGCCCGCGAGCTGTGGGAGGAAACCGGGCTCCGGGCGGAGGTGGGGCCCATGCTCTGGCAGCGGCGCTTCGAGTGGGATTCACCGCAGGGATGGGTGGAGCAGACCGAATGCTTCTTCCTCGTGCGGATCGCCGAGGCATCACCGGGCGTTTGGAACTCGTCGCCGGAAGCCATCGAGGAACACCGGTGGTGGAGCCCGGCCGACCTGCAGGGCACATCCGAGACGGTCTATCCCGAGGGGCTGTTGGGCCAGATTTCCCGGCTACCGGGATCGGCCGTACGCCCGCCCGAGCCCTGA
- a CDS encoding VOC family protein: MTDTLADAANAVAIRSAVPTFPVADVGATMRWYADELGFATAGTFPEHEPFAYASMQRGGAEIMLLRMMDYQKPDLRTLRPEGLWDAYVRMDGVRALYETLESRPFIQMPLRRQPYGDWEFEVRDPNGYVLVFGGGE; the protein is encoded by the coding sequence ATGACCGACACACTCGCCGATGCGGCCAACGCGGTCGCGATCAGGTCCGCCGTTCCGACCTTTCCCGTCGCCGATGTGGGCGCCACGATGCGCTGGTATGCGGACGAGCTCGGCTTCGCGACCGCCGGCACGTTTCCGGAACACGAGCCGTTCGCCTACGCGAGCATGCAGCGTGGCGGCGCGGAGATCATGCTGCTGCGGATGATGGATTATCAGAAGCCGGATCTCAGGACACTGCGGCCGGAAGGTCTGTGGGACGCGTATGTGCGGATGGACGGGGTGCGCGCCCTGTACGAGACACTCGAGTCCAGGCCCTTCATCCAGATGCCGCTCAGGCGTCAGCCGTACGGCGACTGGGAGTTCGAGGTGCGAGACCCGAACGGGTACGTGCTGGTGTTCGGAGGCGGAGAATAG
- a CDS encoding VOC family protein: protein MTVKRMDNVLIVVDDLEATKAFFIELGLRLEGETTVEGPLVGRLIGLEDVRATLAMMRTPDGQGIELDKFHTPDAIRFGPVDAPVNTLGIRRIMFSVNDIDAVVARMRTHGAELIGEMQYGDTYRLAYLRGPEGIIVGLAEQLG, encoded by the coding sequence ATGACGGTCAAACGGATGGACAACGTCCTCATCGTTGTCGACGATCTCGAAGCCACCAAGGCGTTCTTCATCGAACTGGGTCTCAGGCTCGAGGGCGAGACGACAGTCGAGGGGCCTTTGGTCGGGCGCTTGATCGGGCTCGAGGATGTCCGGGCCACCCTCGCGATGATGCGGACTCCCGATGGGCAGGGCATCGAGCTGGACAAGTTCCACACGCCCGACGCGATCAGGTTTGGTCCCGTGGACGCGCCGGTGAACACGCTGGGCATCCGCCGCATCATGTTCTCCGTCAATGATATCGACGCTGTCGTCGCGCGCATGCGCACCCACGGAGCCGAGCTCATTGGCGAAATGCAGTACGGGGACACGTACCGGCTGGCCTACCTCCGCGGGCCTGAGGGCATCATCGTCGGGCTGGCCGAGCAGCTTGGCTGA
- a CDS encoding VOC family protein, translated as MKRTWTIIGVRDVPESCGWYQSLLGQPETPPAHDHFGQIVDTDGTVLLCLHQWGAHEHPSLTSPEHALPGNGLLLFFRVDDYDEVLDRAHALAARFEEEPHVNPNTATREFSLRDPDGYYVTISAISAA; from the coding sequence ATGAAACGCACGTGGACGATCATCGGCGTCCGTGACGTTCCGGAGAGCTGCGGGTGGTACCAGTCGCTCCTCGGCCAGCCGGAGACGCCGCCTGCGCATGACCACTTCGGGCAGATCGTGGATACGGACGGGACCGTGCTGCTCTGCCTCCACCAGTGGGGCGCGCACGAGCATCCGTCGCTGACGAGCCCGGAGCACGCGTTGCCCGGCAACGGCCTCCTCCTGTTCTTCCGCGTCGACGACTACGACGAGGTGCTGGACAGGGCCCACGCTCTCGCCGCGCGATTCGAGGAGGAGCCCCACGTGAACCCGAACACCGCAACGAGGGAGTTCTCGCTCCGGGACCCGGACGGATACTACGTTACGATCAGCGCCATCTCCGCGGCCTGA